The Punica granatum isolate Tunisia-2019 chromosome 4, ASM765513v2, whole genome shotgun sequence sequence TGGACTCGAGAGCTGCGTCAAAAGTCGAGTTTATTTGTGAAGTGGAGAGCTCCGGAGATTGCCCAAATTGTAGCTGATCGTTGGAGATtatggaagaagaaaagttcTCTGTGATTGAGATTTGATCTTGACCTTGTATGGACCCATTAGAAGTGAACTGGTGAACCGACGATGAATTGATACCGTTTCTGCTGTTGCTGGCCTTTCGACGGACTCGACATAAGACCCAATCGTCCAACTAGAATTTCAAAGATTATATGATCAGATAAATATTGCCAAGAAAATTCTTTAGTTCATCGCATGGCCAGTGCGGGGTTGGACACCCAAATAAGGATCAGTTTCAGCCTGCAGATCGAAAACAACTCGCGGCCtcatcaagaaaaagaaatttcagGTCATCGCTATATTTGAGTAAACTTAAAAACGGACCTGTCTATATTATTGTTCTgtaaattttaagtttttaagAGTTATTATTCATCTAGTAAGTATTACAGTTTGCTAGTATATGTGACTACTTACGAGCATAGATCCCCGAAGCCTGCGGGAATATTGGAGATGATGATCGTCAATGAGCCGGTACTCGTGCATCATCCAATCCGTTTTCGATCCCTTTGGAGGCCGGCCACGGTAAAACACGAGCGCTTTTTTCACTCCAAGGCACTGGGACCCGTTAGAATTGAGTATTGGTTTATCTATTCCAGTAGCTTTCCAGTAGCCTGATGCTGCAGCCCTGTTTGGCCGTGCTCCATTTGGGTACTTTCGGTTCCGGGGGCTGAAGAAGAACCACTCATCCTCCCCAAACACTGCCTTGCCTGGACTTCATTTTCAACACACAGGAAAGAGTAAATCAACCTgggttttcatttttctctaaaaaattagtttatattagaattatgatatatatatatatataattatttaagttAATCAAGAGTttattaaaacaaaattttgcattttcagaTACCATTTTCTGAAAATCTGAACAACCTTACACATACAAAGTGTGTGCATATATAGACCGCACTATTGCTCTTCGACCTCCGCATATGAAACTCTAACTCTAGTCTGCCATCGAATGTGTTAGCTAGAGGTTACAGCCGGTAATTGATGACCAACAATACGTACCGGGAAGTTCCCAAGGATCGTGCTTATAGATATCAACATCAGCAATAACACAGAGAGCAGAACTCGAGCAGGAGGCAGAAACTTTCTCCCGAAGGTAATGAACGATGAGCTCCTGATCCGTCGGCTGGAACCTGAAACCTGGGAGCGCCAAAGGAGCGCTAAGCGTATCAACTTCCCATATTGATGGCTCCATTGTCTGACACTGAGCAGATATTTTTGCCAAATTTTATAAGCAAATCAATTAAACCTTAATCAGTTTAAATTAATGATTTATTTCCTTGGAGAGATCACCCcctaaaaatttaattcaatCAGTTTAAATTAAATCAGTTAATATTAATGATTTAAATTGTCTGCATGGGCGGGGCTGTCCGCTGATATATATGCATCTCATTTTGTTCTCTTGTGCGTGGATTTGTCGCCTGGAATTTCTTTCTCTATTTcctttcgttttcttttaaatttttgtcgATTATATTTAGCAGATTTGACGTCAGACCATGCTGCTTACATCCTCTGGTCTAACATTGCATAATTAAGAAATGGGAATCACACccaacaaaaggaaaaaaaaaaaaaaaacaaagcaaTTGGAAGAGTTTATAGTTTTGGTCGTCCGCCTTTTATTACTTTCACTGGCTAGTGATAATTCATGTTTATTGCATGTTATAGCTCGTCttctattaaaatataaaatataaaattatatatacatactaaCTACGTTGAAAGAGAGTTTGTAAACtacttatatatgttattcACCTTTTAGCGGTGTTTAAGGAGATTGTAAACAATTTAATTAGATCGATGAGATGttgaaaactaataaaaagatacaattgttgggtatccctccaatttggaggaagttgagctctaattgtattgggcttttatcgggctttaataggtccaaggacccacttttgttagggttaattTTCAGCTAAATTAGCAGGGTAAGAGGCGGCAGAATTGAGACAGCAGAACAGTACAGAGAAGCAGTAGAATACAGAGAACAGAGAGCTGTTTTTCTGTGCGACCAGAGCTAGATCAACCctcgattgggacgaaattttgacagcagcttcacaacacgtggggctaagttctgaacggtcaTAATTCCTATtagagctctgtaggtgctgtttcagctgattttgtgaaccacccggtgtgggtgacgaatttaatgtttgggtgatccaagagagtgtttctcttgagtttggtgatccaagggtttacccttgatgaaagacattgtataaccttcattcatagtggatcgttgattcggagttggtctcgtggtttttccccacatcggggttttccacgtaaaattattggtgttcttttactttactgcttgttggttgatttgattagttcctatctcgattacactagtaggggaggaagattaatcgctgcgttattgtttggttgagtacatccctccccaacaagtggtatcagagcttcgggttagagaagtttgagttttttttcggtgttttcgagatggaggagtctacatgatctatgttcaagttgaatgcaaccaactactctatatggaagtctcggatggaggatcttctattttgtagggatttgtacgatcccattgaaggggattccgcaaaacccaaagataaggatgacaaggcttgggaacgcacaaatcggaagactattggtttgattcggcagtagatagacaatagtatttatcatcatgttgctcaggagacaaatgcgaaagctttgtgagataaattgacaaatctctatgcgaggaagacatcgcaaaataaggcattcctcgtgaagaagctggttcatcttcgttaccaggatggaggtgatatggctgtgcacatgagtaatttccaggatattattaaccagttgacgaacctggagataatattacccgatgagttgcaggcttgtctacttttagggactctaccggataattgggacacacttgtggttgcatgaagcaattctgcgccaaacgggaagctatcgttggctacggtgacagacagtttatttaatgaggagactagaaggaaaggctcggggatttccattcagtctgaagctttggttactaAACAACGGGGGAaaagtcaaagcagaaatttctcttccaagcatagtaactcacgtggcaaatcgaggggtagatcaaagtcgaagacgaggaaagtggtcacttgctatcactgtggaaaagagggacattacaaaagggagtgtagagctttgaagaaaaatcagaatggcaacggtgagagcaagaaggaagaaggaactacagcagtggcatctgatggagagacttacatcatttgtgatgaagcctaTGTGTATTTCATttgtcaggactctacctgggttgcagatacaggtgcctcgtttcatgtcactccttatcgggatttcttcttatcttacactaccggggattatggttatgtgagaatggggaatggacagtcatgcaagattgtcggtattggtgatgtctgtctagagaccgagcttggctgcaagttgcttcTAAAAAAGGTGAGGCATattccagaaattcgccttaacctaatctcgacgggtcagcttgatgatgaaggctacatgaacgaatttagcaatgggagatggaagctttccaagggttcgttgattgtggcacggggtcagaagaccgacactctctacaggttGCGTGCTAGACACAACTCcggtcaaattaatgttgttGAGGATTATTttatcgagctatggcacaggagacttgggcatattagcgagaaaggtattcaaattcttgctagaaagcagtctttgcccgttaaaggtatgcacttgagcacttgtgatcactgtttagctggtaagcagaggagagtttcttttgttagaagtcgtccctctagatgcgatcatatacttgatcttgtgcatactgatgtttgtttcatgtctgatagatctcttggtggtgctctctattttgtgacttTTATAGATGATCATTCCAAGAaggtttgggcttaccctatgagaactaaagatcaagtgactgagattttcaagaacttccatgtagtagtggaaagagaaacgggcatgaagctgaaatgtgtcagagctgataatggtggtgagtataggggtcctttcgagaactattgcaggactcacggtatcaaacttgagaagacggtaccgaagacaccacagcagaacgagcttgcagagaggatgaaccgcacaattgttgagagagttcgttgtatgctttctcaggcgaaactgtctaagtctttctggggcgaggcaatgaggtcagcggttgatcttattaatcttacaccgtcagttgcacttgatggagatgtaccccagcaggtgtggaccggcaagaaagtatcgtacaagcatctcagagtcttcgggtgcagggcatctgctcacattcctcgagatgaaagatcaaaactcgatgccaaggcaaaacagtgcatcttcttgggttatgcacatgaagagttcgggtacaggttttgggaccctgatagcaagaagatcatcaggagcagggatgttgtgttctttgaggaccaaacaatcgaggatttgcaaaagttagagaaggccagagtaggcaatcctcacaagatctctattcctgtaccggttgatgtccagtggaagaggtatctggtgagtatgaagaaaccacgactgggggtgagattcctcaggtagatgatgatgtgactacggatgatacaggctcgc is a genomic window containing:
- the LOC116204318 gene encoding NAC transcription factor 56-like, with the protein product MEPSIWEVDTLSAPLALPGFRFQPTDQELIVHYLREKVSASCSSSALCVIADVDIYKHDPWELPGKAVFGEDEWFFFSPRNRKYPNGARPNRAAASGYWKATGIDKPILNSNGSQCLGVKKALVFYRGRPPKGSKTDWMMHEYRLIDDHHLQYSRRLRGSMLLDDWVLCRVRRKASNSRNGINSSSVHQFTSNGSIQGQDQISITENFSSSIISNDQLQFGQSPELSTSQINSTFDAALESIWNILSIGALDELVPVSP